GAAATGGAACAGTATCTGGCGGATACCCATTCGCTGATCTGGTACCTCACCTCGGATACCAGGCTTTCCACAGAGGCGCGGCGACGTTTTGAAATCTCCGAAAAAGGTGAGGGGATCATTTTCGTTTCCGTCATGACGATTATCGAGATGATTTATTTGCAGGAAAAGGGAAAGATTCCAAAACAACTCCTCGAGCTATTCAAGAGATCGTTTATTCAGGAGACAAATGCCAGCTTTCAAGTGGTCAGTCTTGACTATGAACTTGCCCTGTCACTTTCTAATATCCCGAGGGAAGCGGTCCCGGAAATGCCCGATCGGATC
This genomic window from Deltaproteobacteria bacterium contains:
- a CDS encoding type II toxin-antitoxin system VapC family toxin; this encodes MKSLFEMEQYLADTHSLIWYLTSDTRLSTEARRRFEISEKGEGIIFVSVMTIIEMIYLQEKGKIPKQLLELFKRSFIQETNASFQVVSLDYELALSLSNIPREAVPEMPDRIIAATACSLGIPLITKDERLHQWEGVVTIW